Proteins from a genomic interval of Enterococcus faecium:
- the ahpC gene encoding alkyl hydroperoxide reductase subunit C: protein MSLIGKKIEEFNAHAYHQGEFLEVSEKDLMGNWSILCFYPADFTFVCPTELEDLQEQYSTLKSLGVEVFSCSTDTHFTHKAWHDTSDAIGKIEYVMIGDPSHQISRIFDVLDEEQGLAQRGTFIIDPDGIVQAMEINADGIGRDASALIDKIRAAQYVRTHPGEVCPAKWKESGETLKPSFDLVGKI, encoded by the coding sequence ATGTCATTGATTGGGAAAAAAATCGAAGAATTTAATGCACATGCTTATCATCAAGGAGAATTTTTAGAAGTCAGTGAAAAAGATCTTATGGGGAACTGGAGTATTCTTTGCTTCTATCCAGCTGATTTTACTTTTGTTTGTCCTACTGAATTAGAAGACTTACAAGAACAATACAGTACATTGAAATCTTTAGGTGTTGAAGTCTTTTCTTGCTCTACCGATACCCACTTTACTCACAAAGCATGGCATGATACATCAGATGCTATCGGTAAAATCGAATACGTGATGATCGGTGATCCGTCTCATCAGATTTCTCGTATTTTTGATGTTTTGGATGAAGAGCAAGGATTAGCTCAGCGAGGAACATTTATTATTGATCCAGACGGAATCGTTCAAGCTATGGAAATCAATGCAGATGGAATCGGTCGTGACGCTAGTGCACTGATTGATAAGATTCGCGCTGCTCAATATGTACGTACCCACCCAGGTGAAGTTTGTCCGGCAAAATGGAAAGAAAGTGGCGAAACATTGAAACCAAGTTTTGATCTTGTTGGAAAGATTTAG
- the ahpF gene encoding alkyl hydroperoxide reductase subunit F, producing the protein MLDKETKQNLEQYLALIESPIVFSVSLDNSENSQKLAEFTKEIAEMSPKISWEKRDSMRTPSFSINPVGKESGIVFAGIPLGHEFSSFLLAMLQISGRAPKISESLSLKIKKITQTLHFDSYVSLTCHNCPDVVQALNILAVLNPNITHTMIEGGMFQKEIDDKKIMAVPTVFLNGEEFSSGRMTIEQIVEKITGPLIEEELFEKEPYDVLVIGGGPAASSAAIYAARKGIRTGLVADSFGGQVVETLGIENMIGTSYTEGPKLMQQVESHVRSYPIDIMMNQQAVSLNKEQHFINIGLANGISLKAKTAIIATGAHWRSINVPGEKEFKNKGIAYCPHCDGPLFKGKEIAVIGGGNSGVEAAIDLAGLAKHVYVLEFLPELKADQILQDKLVSLANVTVIKHAATKEISGTNQVESLSYIDRRTMEMHTLAVSGVFILVGLLPNTDWLDGTIEMNPRNEIVTEKNGATNIPGVFAAGDCTDSPYKQIIVSMGSGATAALGAFDYLMRT; encoded by the coding sequence ATGTTAGACAAAGAAACTAAACAAAATCTCGAACAATATTTAGCACTGATTGAATCTCCTATTGTTTTTTCTGTTAGTTTGGATAATAGTGAAAATAGTCAAAAACTAGCTGAATTTACGAAGGAAATAGCAGAAATGTCTCCTAAAATCTCTTGGGAAAAAAGAGATTCGATGCGCACACCTAGTTTTTCTATCAATCCAGTTGGCAAAGAAAGTGGAATCGTTTTTGCTGGTATCCCCCTCGGTCATGAATTTTCCTCTTTTTTACTGGCTATGTTACAAATTAGTGGACGGGCACCGAAAATCAGTGAATCTTTGAGTCTTAAAATCAAAAAAATAACACAAACATTGCATTTTGACAGTTATGTTAGCTTGACTTGTCATAATTGCCCCGACGTTGTACAGGCATTGAATATATTAGCTGTATTAAATCCAAATATTACTCATACGATGATTGAAGGTGGGATGTTCCAAAAAGAAATCGATGATAAAAAAATCATGGCAGTGCCAACTGTGTTTTTAAATGGAGAAGAATTTAGTAGCGGACGCATGACGATCGAACAAATTGTTGAAAAAATCACTGGCCCTTTGATTGAAGAAGAGTTGTTTGAAAAAGAACCTTATGATGTATTAGTGATTGGCGGTGGACCAGCAGCTAGTAGTGCAGCTATCTATGCAGCACGTAAAGGAATCCGTACAGGACTTGTCGCTGATTCTTTCGGCGGACAAGTCGTTGAAACACTAGGGATTGAAAATATGATTGGTACCTCTTACACAGAAGGTCCAAAATTGATGCAGCAAGTAGAAAGTCATGTGCGTAGTTACCCTATCGACATTATGATGAATCAACAGGCCGTTTCCTTAAATAAAGAGCAACATTTTATTAATATTGGCTTAGCTAACGGTATATCACTTAAAGCAAAAACCGCCATCATCGCGACAGGTGCGCACTGGCGTTCTATCAATGTACCAGGCGAAAAAGAGTTTAAAAATAAAGGAATTGCTTATTGCCCACACTGTGACGGCCCTTTATTTAAAGGAAAAGAGATTGCTGTTATCGGTGGTGGTAATTCTGGTGTTGAAGCAGCAATCGATTTGGCTGGGTTAGCAAAACATGTATATGTTCTAGAATTCTTACCAGAATTAAAAGCAGATCAAATCTTACAGGATAAACTAGTCTCTCTTGCGAATGTCACTGTTATCAAACATGCAGCGACGAAAGAAATCAGCGGTACGAATCAGGTAGAATCTCTCTCCTATATCGATCGCCGTACGATGGAGATGCATACACTAGCTGTTTCAGGAGTATTCATTCTAGTCGGCTTACTCCCTAATACGGATTGGCTAGATGGAACGATCGAAATGAATCCAAGAAATGAAATAGTGACCGAGAAAAATGGCGCAACGAATATCCCCGGCGTTTTCGCAGCTGGTGATTGTACAGATAGTCCATACAAACAAATCATTGTTTCAATGGGTTCAGGAGCTACTGCAGCTTTAGGAGCATTCGATTATCTGATGCGCACTTGA
- a CDS encoding DUF2200 domain-containing protein gives MAQNRIFTTSFASVYPMYVAKAERKDRIKEEVDEIICWLTGYSQTELEYQLQKQVTFEQFFAEAPVPNPSRSLITGVVCGVRVEDIEDNLMKEIRYLDKMIDELAKGKKMEKILRS, from the coding sequence ATGGCGCAAAATCGTATTTTTACGACAAGTTTTGCAAGCGTTTATCCTATGTATGTAGCAAAAGCGGAGAGAAAAGATCGTATAAAAGAGGAAGTAGATGAAATCATTTGTTGGCTGACGGGTTATTCCCAAACAGAACTAGAATATCAACTACAAAAACAAGTGACTTTCGAACAATTTTTTGCGGAAGCCCCTGTCCCCAATCCTTCACGTTCCTTGATTACAGGTGTTGTTTGTGGTGTACGAGTAGAAGACATCGAGGATAACTTGATGAAAGAAATTCGTTATTTAGATAAAATGATCGATGAGCTAGCAAAAGGCAAAAAAATGGAAAAGATCCTCAGAAGTTGA
- a CDS encoding HdeD family acid-resistance protein encodes MFETIKQNIQKYALLRAAVYIISGIAIVLNPSAVFHFIGYLITAYLVLLGLLNLFEAYRFKRKTGSWSIGLFSGLFFLILALIVYAFAPAIVSILPILLGLAVIINSLFQLFFSMNTKAKSWSVYSSILLLIGGFVLLFNPFKSLMLLFQIFGFILIFMGIQEIINFIRIRKMTIR; translated from the coding sequence ATGTTTGAGACGATTAAACAAAATATTCAAAAATACGCCTTATTAAGAGCTGCTGTTTATATTATTTCTGGGATTGCGATTGTGCTAAACCCTTCTGCTGTTTTTCATTTTATCGGTTATCTGATCACCGCCTATCTTGTTTTGCTTGGGTTGTTGAATCTTTTTGAGGCTTACCGTTTTAAAAGGAAAACAGGTTCTTGGAGTATCGGTCTGTTCAGTGGTCTTTTTTTCCTGATCTTAGCTCTGATCGTCTATGCTTTTGCACCTGCAATCGTTTCTATCCTGCCGATTCTTCTTGGATTAGCTGTTATCATCAACAGCTTGTTCCAGTTGTTCTTCAGCATGAATACAAAAGCTAAAAGTTGGAGTGTTTATAGTAGTATTCTGTTGTTGATTGGCGGATTCGTCTTATTGTTCAATCCATTCAAAAGTTTGATGCTTCTATTCCAAATATTCGGCTTTATTTTGATTTTCATGGGCATCCAGGAGATTATCAATTTCATCAGAATAAGAAAAATGACTATACGTTAA